The following coding sequences lie in one Gadus morhua chromosome 20, gadMor3.0, whole genome shotgun sequence genomic window:
- the kdm6a gene encoding lysine-specific demethylase 6A isoform X7 translates to MHHTVEQLGDKSNKDSYAIQCLQKSLEADPNSGQSWYFLGRCYSSIGKVQDAFISYRQSIDKSEASADTWCSIGVLYQQQNQPMDALQAYICAVQLDHSHAAAWMDLGTLYESCGQSHDAIKCYINATRSKACLNTAALTQRIKLLQAQLCNLQPGSLQSKSKMLPSIEEAWSLPIPAELTSRQGALNTAQTQQACKTEGGQASSSQVDSQASLAKRKRTASPAKGAAAAAAADSWASSPVHQQIPSWYLKPQKLQLLDQLRSNRASLKPPQMQMLEQLENQFSLMQQNQQQMRQQATTAADGQNRPTLPNGPLAETPRPLAGLSRYPSLNHSAPQPTANGSCAASPAGPPGPPNAAPLGNNHTLGPGGGGGGASNGNVPYLQQNSLPHNCTATSHTSTSSAASSPSHADDAWRSQPRNNTSQGLLKGPGSHSAGPNGEPLSSSSSPHASLPSSGPGAPNQVGHSSGPCTASSSASSLSPTSPQTTPNHLSSPPHAATTSGAHTKDAAPSGSSNGTAPPTGAETTVAPPAGTPPGSDAAPAQGLTNHVQPRGTNPSTGLSQPGSPAAALSSDNPQLSALLKGKANSGRNDDNNNCSNPAATPERINNVHPGLHAKPSAEHSAASSSPQSATSSAKPCSAHPRATNSLSCLNSPSNDQAPKLNGKGPGDSRSPVKVEPLATASSGLAPLSSVSIYPSSSEVLKACRNLGKNGLSTSSILLDKCPPPRPPPSPSPVLPKDKLNPPTPSIYLENKRDAFFPPLHQFCTNAANPVTVIRGLAGALKLDLGLFSTKTLVDANPDHLVEVRTQLAQPTDENWDPSASRKMWRCESSRSHTTIVKYAQYQASSFQESLREESEKKKELEADAASPENAARRRKGPFKHLKFGTNIDLSDEKKWKLQLQELAKLPAFARVVSAGNLLSHVGHTILGMNTVQLYMKVPGSRTPGHQENNNFCSVNVNIGPGDCEWFAVPEPYWGTINDFCEKNNINFLMGSWWPNLEDLYEANVPVYRFIQRPGDLVWLNTGTVHWVQAIGWCNNIAWNVGPLTAHQYKLAVERYEWNKLQSVKSIVPMIHLSWNMARNIKVSDHKLFEMIKYCLLRTLKQVQMLRELLLSAGKEMVWHGRSRDEPAHYCSICEVEVFDLLFVTSESNSKKTYVVHCQDCARRGSANLDNFVVLEQYKTEDLMQVYDQFTLASPLPSSS, encoded by the exons ATGCATCACACCGTGGAGCAGCTCGGGGACAAAAGCAACAAGGACAGCTACGCCATCCAATGTCTGCAGAAGTCTTTAGAGGCCGACCCCAACTCGGGCCAGTCCTGGTACTTCCTCGGCAG GTGCTACTCTAGTATTGGGAAGGTCCAGGATGCCTTCATCTCCTACCGCCAGTCCATTGACAAGTCAGAGGCCAGCGCGGATACCTGGTGCTCCATAGG GGTGCTCTACCAGCAGCAGAACCAGCCCATGGACGCGCTGCAGGCCTACATCTGTGCTGTGCAGCTGGACCACAGCCACGCGGCCGCCTGGATGGACCTGGGCACGCTGTACGAATCTTGCGGCCAGTCGCACGACGCCATCAAGTGCTACATCAACGCCACGCGCAGCAAGGCCTGCCTCAACACCGCCGCGCTCACGCAGCGCATTAAGCTGCTGCAG GCTCAGTTGTGTAACCTACAGCCAGGTAGTCTGCAGAGTAAGAGTAAAATGCTTCCTAGTATTGAGGAGGCGTGGAGCCTGCCCATCCCCGCTGAGCTCACGTCCCGCCAGGGGGCCTTGAACACTGCACAGACGCAGCAG GCGTGTAAGACAGAGGGAGGCCAAGCCTCCAGCAGCCAGGTGGACTCACAAGCCAGCCTCGCCAAGAGGAAACGTACCGCCAGCCCAGCTAAG ggtgctgctgctgctgctgcagcagattCATGGGCTTCCAGCCCGGTCCACCAGCAGATTCCCAGCTGGTATCTTAAACCACAGAAGCTTCAG CTGCTGGATCAGCTGAGGTCCAACCGGGCCAGTCTCAAACCTCCACAGATGCAGATGCTGGAACAGCTGGAGAACCAATTCTCCCTCATGCAGCAAAATCAGCAGcag ATGCGTCAGCAGGCAACAACCGCAGCAGACGGTCAGAACCGGCCCACCCTCCCAAACGGCCCCCTCGCCGAGACCCCCCGACCCCTCGCCGGCCTCTCCCGCTACCCCTCCCTCAACCACTCGGCTCCCCAGCCCACGGCCAACGGTTCGTGTGCCGCGAGCCCCGCGgggcccccgggcccccccaATGCCGCTCCCCTGGGCAACAATCACACCCTGGgccccggaggaggaggcggaggcgcGAGCAACGGAAACGTGCCTTACCTGCAGCAGAACTCTCTACCTCACAACTGCACAGCCACCAGTCACACAAGCACCAGCAGCGCCGCCAGTAGTCCCAGTCACGCAGACGACGCCTGGAGGAGCCAGCCACGCAACAACACCTCTCAG GGGCTTCTTAAAGGTCCAGGTTCACATTCGGCGGGTCCCAATGGAGAGccgctctcttcctcctcctccccccacgcCTCGCTGCCCTCCTCCGGCCCCGGTGCACCCAATCAGGTTGGACATTCCTCCGGGCCCTGCACTGcctcctcctcggcctcctcgctgtcccccacctccccccagacCACGCCCAACCACCTGTCCTCGCCCCCCCACGCCGCCACTACCTCAGGGGCTCACACCAAAGACGCCGCGCCTTCAGGAAGCAGCAACGGCACCGCCCCGCCGACGGGGGCCGAGACCACCGTCGCGCCCCCCGCGGGGACGCCGCCGGGCTCCGACGCCGCCCCCGCGCAGGGATTGACTAATCACGTCCAGCCTCGGGGGACGAACCCGTCGACCGGCCTATCGCAGCCGGGCTCTCCTGCCGCCGCTCTCAGTTCCGACAATCCACAGCTCTCCGCCTTGCTCAAGGGGAAGGCTAACTCTGGCCGcaacgacgacaacaacaactgcagtaaCCCCGCCGCGACGCCGGAGAGGATCAACAACGTCCACCCGGGCCTCCACGCCAAGCCATCGGCCGAGCACTCGGCCGCCTCTTCCTCGCCGCAGTCAGCCACGTCCTCCGCCAAACCCTGCTCTGCACACCCCCGCGCCACCAACAGCCTCTCCTGCCTTAACAGCCCGTCCAATGACCAGGCGCCCAAGCTCAACGGCAAGGGCCCCGGCGACTCCAGGAGCCCAGTGAAGGTGGAACCTTTAGCCACGGCCTCCTCAGGCCTGGCTCCCTTATCCTCGGTTTCAATCTACCCCAGTTCCAGCGAGGTGCTGAAAGCGTGCAG GAACCTGGGGAAGAACGGCCTGTCCACCAGCAGCATCCTGCTGGACAAGTGTCCGCCCCCGcggccccccccctcgccctcccccgTGCTTCCCAAGGACAAGCTCAACCCGCCAACACCCAGCATCTAC CTGGAGAACAAGAGGGACGCCTTCTTCCCTCCTCTGCATCAGTTCTGCACCAACGCCGCCAACCCTGTCACCGTCATCAGAGGCCTGGCAGGGGCTCTCAAACTTG ACCTGGGCCTGTTCTCCACCAAGACGCTGGTGGACGCCAACCCGGACCacctggtggaggtgaggaCCCAGCTGGCTCAGCCCACCGACGAGAACTGGGACCCCAGCGCTAGCCGGAAGATGTGGCGCTGCGAGAGCAGCCGCTCCCACACCACCATCGTCAAATACGCGCAATACCAGGCCTCCTCCTTCCAGGAGTCGCTACGG gaggagagtgagaagaagaaggagttgGAAGCAGACGCGGCCTCTCCGGAGAA TGCTGCACGCAGACGAAAAGGGCCTTTCAAGCACCTCAAGTTCGGCACCAACATCGACCTTTCAGACGAGAAGAA GTGGAAGCTGCAGCTCCAGGAGCTGGCCAAGCTGCCGGCCTTCGCCCGCGTGGTGTCGGCAGGCAACCTGCTCAGCCACGTGGGGCACACCATCCTGGGCATGAACACGGTGCAGCTCTACATGAAGGTCCCCGGGAGCAGGACGCCAG GTCACCAAGAGAACAACAACTTCTGTTCGGTCAACGTCAACATCGGGCCCGGAGACTGCGAGTGGTTTGCCGTGCCTGAGCCATACTGGGGAACCATCAATGACTTCTGTGAAAA AAACAACATCAACTTCCTGATGGGCTCGTGGTGGCCCAACCTGGAGGACCTGTACGAGGCCAACGTGCCCGTGTACCGCTTCATCCAGCGGCCCGGGGACCTGGTGTGGCTCAACACGGGCACCGTGCACTGGGTCCAGGCCATCGGCTGGTGCAACAACATCGCCTGGAACGTCGGCCCCCTTACAG CACACCAGTACAAGCTGGCGGTGGAGCGCTACGAGTGGAACAAACTGCAGAGTGTCAAGTCCATCGTTCCCATGATCCACCTCTCCTGGAACATGGCCCGGAACATCAAAGTGTCGGACCACAAGCTCTTTGAGATGATCAA gtacTGTTTGCTGCGGACGCTGAAACAGGTTCAGATGCTCCGGGAGCTGCTGCTGTCTGCGGGGAAGGAGATGGTTTGGCACGGCCGGTCCAGGGACGAGCCGGCGCACTACTGCAGCATCTGTGAG GTGGAAGTGTTTGACCTGCTGTTTGTGACGAGCGAGAGCAACAGCAAGAAGACGTACGTGGTGCACTGCCAGGACTGCGCTCGCAGGGGCAGCGCCAACCTGGACAACTTTGTGGTGCTGGAGCAGTACAAGACAGAGGACCTCATGCAGGTCTACGACCAGTTCACACTG GCCAGTCCTCTGCCTTCGTCCTCCTGA